One window from the genome of Eucalyptus grandis isolate ANBG69807.140 chromosome 7, ASM1654582v1, whole genome shotgun sequence encodes:
- the LOC104454487 gene encoding uncharacterized protein LOC104454487 isoform X2, translating into MEGKRVSASPRPCSGRRVLASKKRPRWWCGGDGLVNSVKKLQRREISSKRDRAFSMTDAQERFRNIRLQEEYDTHDPKGHCAMVLTFLRKRSKIIEIVAARDIIFALAQSGVCAAFSRETNQRICFLNVSHGEVIRSLFYNKNNDSLITVSVYASDNFSSLKCRSTRIEYIRRGKPDAGFALFESESLKWPGFVEFDDVNGKVLTYSAQDSIYKVFDLKNYTMLYSISDKNVKEIKISPGIMLLIFTKASGHVPLKILSIEDGTVLKSFNHLLHRSKKVDFIEQFNEKLLVKQENENLQILDVRNFELTEVSRSEFMTPSAFIFLYENQLFLTFRNRTVAVWNFRGELVTSFEDHLLWHPDCNTNNIYITSDQDLIISYCKADAEDPLSEGNGSINVSNILTGKCLAKVKASNSVPVEDECSCSGECSGDCRSKKRARASTIRSTVAEALEDITALFYDEERNEIYTGNRHGLVHVWSN; encoded by the exons ATGGAGGGGAAGCGGGTATCTGCGAGTCCGAGGCCCTGCAGCGGGAGGAGGGTGCTGGCTTCGAAGAAGAGGCCGAGGTGGTGGTGCGGCGGGGATGGGCTCGTGAACAGCGTCAAGAAGCTCCAGAGACGCGAGATCAGTTCCAAGCGCGACCGCGCTTTCTCGATGACCGACGCCCAGGAGCGGTTCAGAAACATTCGGTTGCAG GAGGAATATGATACCCATGACCCAAAGGGTCATTGTGCCATGGTCTTGACTTTTTTGAGAAAGAGGTCCAAGATTATTGAGATTGTAGCAGCACGTGACATTATCTTTGCCCTTGCTCAATCTGGTGTTTGTGCAGCCTTTAGTCGAG AGACAAATCAAAGGATCTGCTTTTTAAATGTCAGTCATGGTGAAGTTATTCGAAGTCTGTTCTATAACAAGAACAATGACTCACTTATCACAGTTTCAGTTTATGCATCTGACAACTTCAGCTCCCTAAAATGCAGAAGCACGAGGATTGA GTACATAAGGAGGGGTAAACCTGATGCTGGCTTTGCGCTTTTTGAATCTGAATCGCTGAAATGGCCTGGTTTTGTGGAGTTTGATGATGTAAATGGGAAAGTACTTACGTACTCTGCCCAAGACAG TATATACAAGGTATTTGACCTAAAGAATTACACAATGTTGTACTCCATATCGGATAAAAATGTTAAAGAAATCAAGATAAG tCCGGGAATCATGTTGTTGATATTTACAAAAGCTAGCGGTCATGTTCCTCTTAAGATTCTTTCCATAGAGGATGGTACTGTTCTCAAGTCATTCAATCATCTCCTGCATCGGAGTAAGAAGGTTGATTTTATTGAACAATTCAATGAAAAGCTTTTAGTCAAGCAAGAAAACGAGAATCTCCAGATTCTTGAT GTTCGCAACTTTGAGTTAACAGAAGTTAGCAGATCTGAGTTCATGACACCCTCGGCATTTATTTTCCTCTATGAAAATCAGTTATTCCTCACTTTTAGAAATCGAACTGTTGCTGTGTGGAACTTCCGTGGAGAGCTTGTAACATCATTTGAAGATCACCTCTTGTGGCATCCAGATTGCAATACCAACAACATATACATCACAAGTGATCAAGACCTTATCATTTCTTACTGCAAGGCTGATGCTGAAGACCCCTTATCTGAAGGAAATG GATCCATAAATGTAAGCAACATATTGACAGGGAAATGCCTTGCTAAAGTAAAAGCAAGCAACAGTGTCCCTGTCGAGGATGAATGTAGTTGTAGCGGTGAATGTAGTGGTGATTGCCGTTCCAAGAAACGTGCCCGTGCCTCCACAATCAGGAGCACAGTTGCAGAAGCCTTGGAAGACATCACTGCACTCTTCTACGATGAAGAGCGAAACGAAATCTATACAGGCAATAGGCATGGCCTTGTACATGTATGGTCTAACTGA
- the LOC104454487 gene encoding uncharacterized protein LOC104454487 isoform X1: MEGKRVSASPRPCSGRRVLASKKRPRWWCGGDGLVNSVKKLQRREISSKRDRAFSMTDAQERFRNIRLQEEYDTHDPKGHCAMVLTFLRKRSKIIEIVAARDIIFALAQSGVCAAFSRETNQRICFLNVSHGEVIRSLFYNKNNDSLITVSVYASDNFSSLKCRSTRIEYIRRGKPDAGFALFESESLKWPGFVEFDDVNGKVLTYSAQDSIYKVFDLKNYTMLYSISDKNVKEIKISPGIMLLIFTKASGHVPLKILSIEDGTVLKSFNHLLHRSKKVDFIEQFNEKLLVKQENENLQILDVRNFELTEVSRSEFMTPSAFIFLYENQLFLTFRNRTVAVWNFRGELVTSFEDHLLWHPDCNTNNIYITSDQDLIISYCKADAEDPLSEGNAGSINVSNILTGKCLAKVKASNSVPVEDECSCSGECSGDCRSKKRARASTIRSTVAEALEDITALFYDEERNEIYTGNRHGLVHVWSN; the protein is encoded by the exons ATGGAGGGGAAGCGGGTATCTGCGAGTCCGAGGCCCTGCAGCGGGAGGAGGGTGCTGGCTTCGAAGAAGAGGCCGAGGTGGTGGTGCGGCGGGGATGGGCTCGTGAACAGCGTCAAGAAGCTCCAGAGACGCGAGATCAGTTCCAAGCGCGACCGCGCTTTCTCGATGACCGACGCCCAGGAGCGGTTCAGAAACATTCGGTTGCAG GAGGAATATGATACCCATGACCCAAAGGGTCATTGTGCCATGGTCTTGACTTTTTTGAGAAAGAGGTCCAAGATTATTGAGATTGTAGCAGCACGTGACATTATCTTTGCCCTTGCTCAATCTGGTGTTTGTGCAGCCTTTAGTCGAG AGACAAATCAAAGGATCTGCTTTTTAAATGTCAGTCATGGTGAAGTTATTCGAAGTCTGTTCTATAACAAGAACAATGACTCACTTATCACAGTTTCAGTTTATGCATCTGACAACTTCAGCTCCCTAAAATGCAGAAGCACGAGGATTGA GTACATAAGGAGGGGTAAACCTGATGCTGGCTTTGCGCTTTTTGAATCTGAATCGCTGAAATGGCCTGGTTTTGTGGAGTTTGATGATGTAAATGGGAAAGTACTTACGTACTCTGCCCAAGACAG TATATACAAGGTATTTGACCTAAAGAATTACACAATGTTGTACTCCATATCGGATAAAAATGTTAAAGAAATCAAGATAAG tCCGGGAATCATGTTGTTGATATTTACAAAAGCTAGCGGTCATGTTCCTCTTAAGATTCTTTCCATAGAGGATGGTACTGTTCTCAAGTCATTCAATCATCTCCTGCATCGGAGTAAGAAGGTTGATTTTATTGAACAATTCAATGAAAAGCTTTTAGTCAAGCAAGAAAACGAGAATCTCCAGATTCTTGAT GTTCGCAACTTTGAGTTAACAGAAGTTAGCAGATCTGAGTTCATGACACCCTCGGCATTTATTTTCCTCTATGAAAATCAGTTATTCCTCACTTTTAGAAATCGAACTGTTGCTGTGTGGAACTTCCGTGGAGAGCTTGTAACATCATTTGAAGATCACCTCTTGTGGCATCCAGATTGCAATACCAACAACATATACATCACAAGTGATCAAGACCTTATCATTTCTTACTGCAAGGCTGATGCTGAAGACCCCTTATCTGAAGGAAATG CAGGATCCATAAATGTAAGCAACATATTGACAGGGAAATGCCTTGCTAAAGTAAAAGCAAGCAACAGTGTCCCTGTCGAGGATGAATGTAGTTGTAGCGGTGAATGTAGTGGTGATTGCCGTTCCAAGAAACGTGCCCGTGCCTCCACAATCAGGAGCACAGTTGCAGAAGCCTTGGAAGACATCACTGCACTCTTCTACGATGAAGAGCGAAACGAAATCTATACAGGCAATAGGCATGGCCTTGTACATGTATGGTCTAACTGA
- the LOC104454488 gene encoding muscle M-line assembly protein unc-89, protein MSQLEEARKFQVSLFPQPGTDAESADASRNELLRAMDLRLVVLRGELAAAFGQVAGDTYSVEEMNNIADFSQLLGAAELENALHRVLETSKNNQFVDSEEKSSIKCDSKDVDFARKEKSNLISKAANIGIPVQYNVSPAKVAQVERESSTGSEDSSDSNDEDQTSAERSRSILRPASRRRSASPMRRVQIGRGGSRRAASLTIKSLNYYPARERTVANDIDEEGSEQPNKKPENILRMSVQDRINLFESKQRDQAAEIEKRSSLVNISIGANKSVLRRWSAGMGGSSSFQHESENNPDNTPVCSGDTVEEVPEDSTKVTAEVNVMSESQRIVETDEDVRLEEWERGGSPLVGNVSDNRVIQGEENNDRSISSAEWNRQKEEELNRMMLKMKRSKSAPSKAEIGGSQELSVEQRGGFYDRYKQKRDERLRGENAGKRAEKQAQFRAMQRTLNERKAEMASTNINDTGKKTSSKKPQKPLRTASQPAKVKKETPTPSVTKKTSPKTSLVPATRKSWPSTPTMRTTGTSPAKVSGALSSTGTTPTRRKPQPAGPTPTLSRPKPKSEKPLAQQKNVREAQSNKPRISKTLDDKKLQPVTKTTRTGKSKAVTTSLDGSGAVLAKPSFYNKVTKKSSVVPLESKPLRKSSGTGPGVAASAKKKPTELEEPVTRCGNSSEEQKNEQIGVVSDLISQHEVEDGISVVVADATVEPETHESSTQECNEAENMDQVVHEGDLGPNNIPEPSDVQLKESRPSLLWLG, encoded by the exons ATGTCTCAATTGGAGGAAGCTAGAAAGTTTCAAGTTTCTTTGTTCCCCCAG CCTGGAACAGATGCTGAATCAGCAGATGCTTCAAG GAATGAACTATTACGAGCTATGGATTTGAGGCTTGTAGTGTTGAGAGGGGAGTTAGCTGCAGCTTTTGGCCAAGTTGCAGGTGACACCTACTCTGTTGAAGAGATGAACAACATAGCAGATTTCTCTCAACTTCTTGGAGCAGCAGAATTGGA GAATGCTTTGCATAGGGTTCTagaaacaagcaaaaacaaCCAGTTTGTCGATTCCGAGGAGAAATCCTCAATCAAATGCGATTCAAAGGATGTGGATTTTGCTAGGaaggagaagagtaatttgatATCAAAGGCAGCAAACATAGGAATACCAGTACAGTACAATGTTTCACCGGCTAAAGTTGCACAGGTTGAGCGAGAGAGCTCAACAGGAAGTGAGGATTCTTCAGACTCTAATGATGAAGATCAAACATCTGCAGAAAGAAGTCGAAGTATTTTAAGACCTGCATCACGTAGAAGGTCCGCATCTCCAATGCGCAGGGTTCAAATAGGGAGAGGTGGGTCCCGTAGAGCCGCTTCCCTAACAATCAAGAGCCTCAATTATTATCCTGCTAGAGAAAGGACTGTTGCTAATGACATTGATGAAGAGGGATCTGAGCAACCTAATAAGAAACCAGAAAATATTCTACGAATGAGTGTTCAGGATCGAATCAATCTTTTTGAAAGTAAGCAGAGGGATCAGGCTGCTGAGATTGAGAAAAGGAGTTCATTAGTTAATATATCTATAGGTGCAAATAAATCTGTTTTGAGGCGATGGAGTGCTGGTATGGGAGGCTCTTCCTCATTCCAACATGAGTCAGAGAATAATCCAGATAATACTCCAGTATGTTCAGGTGATACCGTGGAAGAGGTCCCGGAGGATTCAACAAAAGTGACTGCAGAAGTGAATGTCATGTCTGAAAGTCAACGTATTGTTGAGACTGATGAAGATGTAAGATTGGAAGAATGGGAAAGGGGGGGCTCTCCTCTGGTAGGTAATGTCTCAGACAATAGAGTGATccaaggagaagaaaataatgatagGTCAATATCCTCAGCTGAATGGAATCGGCAGAAAGAAGAGGAGTTGAACCGGATGATGCTAAAAATGAAGAGAAGTAAGAGTGCTCCTAGTAAAGCCGAAATCGGTGGAAGTCAAGAACTTTCTGTTGAGCAGAGAGGTGGGTTTTATGATCGATATAAACAGAAGAGGGATGAGAGGCTTAGAGGAGAGAATGCTGGAAAACGAGCAGAAAAACAAGCACAATTTAGAGCCATGCAACGGACTCTAAATGAGAGGAAAGCTGAAATGGCCTCCACTAATATAAATGATACCGGCAAAAAGACTTCCTCAAAGAAGCCCCAGAAGCCACTCCGAACAGCATCTCAACCTGCAAAAGTTAAGAAAGAAACCCCAACTCCTTCCGTAACCAAGAAGACTTCCCCGAAAACATCCCTTGTACCTGCGACACGTAAATCGTGGCCATCAACTCCAACAATGAGAACCACGGGAACATCACCAGCTAAGGTTTCTGGTGCCTTATCTTCTACAGGCACTACACCAACACGTCGAAAACCTCAGCCAGCAGGTCCTACGCCGACTCTCTCTCGCCCAAAACCCAAGTCAGAAAAACCACTCGCGCAACAAAAGAATGTCAGAGAAGCCCAATCAAATAAGCCGAGGATCTCAAAGACTCTGGATGATAAGAAGCTGCAACCAGTGACTAAAACTACCAGAACTGGGAAAAGTAAAGCTGTGACCACTTCTTTAGATGGCTCTGGTGCAGTTTTGGCTAAGCCTAGTTTCTATAACAAGGTAACCAAGAAAAGCAGTGTGGTGCCCTTGGAATCAAAACCTCTCCGTAAGAGCTCTGGAACTGGTCCTGGTGTTGCTGCTTCTGCAAAGAAAAAACCTACTGAGCTGGAGGAACCAGTGACTAGGTGTGGAAATTCAAgcgaagaacaaaaaaatgagcAAATTGGTGTTGTTTCTGACCTGATAAGTCAGCACGAAGTGGAAGATGGCATATCAGTGGTTGTAGCTGATGCTACGGTGGAGCCAGAAACACATGAAAGTAGCACCCAGGAGTGTAATGAAGCTGAGAACATGGATCAAGTTGTTCACGAGGGTGATTTAGGTCCAAATAATATTCCAGAGCCTTCAGATGTCCAACTGAAGGAGAGTCGACCATCTCTCCTATGGCTTGGGTAG
- the LOC104454490 gene encoding histone-lysine N-methyltransferase, H3 lysine-9 specific SUVH1: protein MQGGSGFNAVPPAFDKSRVLDVKPLRSLRPIFPNANEAPPFLCPSPSGPFPPGYSPFYPFSMPPPSEPPEVNQPEEPPTWTPPAAPAPIRAFRTPEMANGDVDQSGKEAGPSNSKKRSSSRTRGSTSSQKKEKGRKFHLNPAITANYVVPVSQAQREDGSRYVVDLVLITFDGLRRRLSQLEDAKEVPSGLARRSDLRAANILMTKGFRTNMRKRIGVVPGVEVGDIFFFRMELCMVGLHSQSMGGIDWIGGKGSLDEEPLAVSIVSSGYYDDDAEDKDILIYSGQGGAMTRDKPVGDQKLERGNLALERSMRRANEVRVIRGIRDVANPNAKIYVYDGLYVIQESWVEKGKSGANTFKYKFVRVPGQPEAFAVWKSIEKWKENISSRPGLILPDLTSGVETIAVSLVNDFDDEKGPAYFTYCSTPKYSKSFAIVQSSYGCGCRKGCAAGDLNCACIRKNSGDLPYTTSGVLVSRKPLVYECGPSCPCGPNCKIRVSQSGLKVRLEVFKTKDRGWGLRSYDPIRAGAFICEYAGEVIDKDRLKKKLQEGDNDEYIFDSSRSYEPFKWNYEPGLLGEEGTNGASEDPDIPSPVIMTAKDFGNVARFMNHSCNPNVFWQPVIYEENNESFVHIAFFAVRHIPLMTELTYDYGTLPQEGDNGFNLRKKKCLCGTSECRDYFVL from the coding sequence ATGCAAGGAGGTTCAGGTTTCAATGCTGTTCCTCCAGCTTTCGATAAGTCAAGGGTTTTGGATGTCAAGCCTCTGCGGAGTCTGAGGCCTATCTTCCCAAATGCCAATGAAGCTCCACCCTTTTTGTGTCCATCTCCCAGCGGTCCCTTTCCTCCGGGTTATTCCCCATTTTACCCTTTTAGCATGCCACCGCCTTCTGAGCCACCTGAAGTCAACCAACCCGAGGAACCCCCGACGTGGACTCCTCCGGCTGCTCCGGCACCGATTCGTGCTTTTAGAACCCCTGAGATGGCAAATGGAGATGTAGATCAATCGGGAAAAGAAGCTGGGCCTTCCAATAGTAAAAAGCGTAGTTCTTCTCGGACACGTGGGTCTACTTCTTCccagaagaaggaaaaggggagaaagTTTCATCTTAATCCGGCTATCACTGCAAATTATGTTGTTCCAGTCAGTCAAGCACAACGAGAAGATGGGAGCAGGTATGTGGTTGATCTTGTACTAATCACATTTGATGGGCTTCGTAGGAGGCTGAGCCAATTGGAGGATGCCAAGGAAGTTCCTAGTGGATTAGCAAGGAGGTCGGACTTGAGGGCTGCCAATATTTTGATGACCAAAGGATTTAGGACAAACATGAGGAAAAGAATTGGAGTTGTCCCTGGGGTTGAAGTTggtgacattttcttttttcggatGGAGTTGTGTATGGTGGGTCTTCATTCTCAGTCTATGGGAGGAATTGACTGGATAGGTGGCAAAGGTTCTTTGGATGAAGAACCCCTAGCTGTAAGCATCGTATCATCTGGATATTACGATGATGATGCAGAAGACAAGGATATTTTGATCTACAGTGGCCAAGGTGGGGCCATGACCCGAGATAAGCCTGTTGGTGACCAGAAACTTGAAAGGGGTAATCTTGCTTTGGAAAGAAGCATGCGTCGAGCCAATGAGGTCAGAGTTATTCGAGGTATCAGAGATGTAGCCAATCCGAATGCAAAGATCTATGTATATGATGGCCTTTATGTTATACAAGAATCATGGGTGGAGAAAGGCAAATCTGGTGCAAATACTTTTAAATACAAGTTTGTGAGAGTACCAGGGCAGCCTGAAGCCTTTGCTGTTTggaaatcaattgaaaagtgGAAGGAAAATATCTCATCCCGTCCCGGACTTATACTTCCGGACTTGACTTCTGGGGTCGAGACAATTGCTGTTTCCCTTGTTAACGATTTTGACGATGAGAAAGGACCTGCTTACTTTACTTATTGTTCCACTCCAAAGTACTCGAAATCATTTGCAATAGTGCAGTCCTCTTATGGATGCGGCTGTCGTAAAGGATGTGCTGCTGGTGATCTCAACTGTGCTTGCATCAGGAAAAATAGTGGCGATCTTCCATATACTACCAGCGGGGTTCTGGTGAGCCGAAAGCCTCTCGTGTATGAATGTGGCCCTTCCTGTCCATGCGGGCCTAACTGCAAAATTCGAGTCTCACAGAGTGGTTTGAAAGTCCGTCTGGAGGTGTTCAAGACAAAGGATAGGGGTTGGGGCCTACGTTCATATGATCCTATTCGAGCTGGAGCTTTTATATGTGAATATGCTGGTGAAGTCATCGACAAAGACAGACTAAAGAAGAAGCTGCAGGAAGGTGATAATGATGAATATATCTTTGACTCTAGCCGTAGCTACGAGCCATTCAAGTGGAATTATGAACCTGGATTGCTAGGAGAAGAGGGTACAAATGGGGCTTCAGAGGATCCTGATATTCCTTCTCCAGTAATTATGACTGCCAAAGACTTCGGAAATGTGGCTCGCTTCATGAATCATAGTTGCAACCCAAATGTCTTTTGGCAACCAGTTATTTATGAAGAAAACAATGAGTCTTTTGTTCACATTGCCTTTTTTGCAGTTAGACATATTCCTCTGATGACGGAGTTGACTTATGATTATGGAACTCTGCCTCAAGAAGGTGATAATGGCTTTAacttaaggaaaaagaaatgcctCTGTGGAACATCAGAATGCCGTGATTACTTTGTGTTATAG
- the LOC104454491 gene encoding CO(2)-response secreted protease, whose protein sequence is MASPLLLLQSLLFLSLPWFFISSATSSNPIPQPYVVYMGSSSNGDREDVEATELSHLQILSSISSRQKNQKVSLLHHYNHAFRGFSAMLTESEASKLSGHEKVLSVFPDPLLQLHTTRSWDFLEVGSSDQARSQNHHPSNDVIIGVIDTGIWPESPSFSDEGVNEVPARWKGTCMEASDFKKANCNRKLIGARYYGIRSSNSNGTGTESTKASGSPRDSVGHGTHTASTAGGALVANASYYGLAKGTAKGGLPSTRIATYKTCTEEGCSGSLILKAIDDAIRDGVDIISISIGSSSTFQADYLHDPIAIGAFHAEQMGVLVVCSGGNDGPDAYTVVNTAPWIFTAAASSIDREFQSAVVLGSGRIFKGSAINFSNLTDSKKYPLVYAKNAAANFTPADEARNCIPGSIDWTKVAGKIVVCVDTDPMGSRKIKKLVVEDAKAKGMILIGENQVGDPLDSGVFPFTQVDNVAGYKILKYISSAKYATATILKATAVSGQRPAPTVALFSSRGPGELTENILKPDIMAPGVAILAADIPKKDPGSVPFGEEPSKFSIKSGTSMSCPHVSGAAAIIKSVHRTWSSSMIKSALMTTATFVNNEGKPLMNSSRSLANPHEIGVGEISPYRALHPGLVFETTRKDYLKFLCYLGYSQKNINSMAGSEFHCPKNSSEELISDINYPSISIGSLNRHGLARAVTRTVTNVGPANSTYVASVDGPMGLIVEVSPSKIDFRPNARRVSYNVSFQGKEAPGGYNFGSLTWSDGAHSVRTVFAVNVE, encoded by the exons ATGgcctctcctctcctccttcttcaatccctcctttttctttctcttccctgGTTCTTCATCTCTTCCGCCACATCTTCAAACCCAATTCCACAG CCTTATGTTGTGTACATGGGAAGTTCATCAAATGGAGACAGAGAAGATGTTGAAGCTACAGAATTATCTCACCTGCAAATTCTATCCTCCATTAGCTCAAG GCAAAAGAACCAGAAAGTGTCTCTACTCCACCATTATAACCATGCATTTAGAGGTTTCTCGGCCATGCTCACAGAAAGTGAAGCTTCTAAATTATCTG GCCATGAGAAGGTGCTATCAGTGTTTCCTGATCCTCTGCTTCAACTTCATACAACACGCTCTTGGGATTTCTTGGAAGTGGGGTCAAGTGATCAAGCAAGAAGCCAAAATCATCATCCATCCAATGATGTCATAATTGGAGTTATTGACACAG GAATATGGCCAGAGTCTCCGAGCTTCAGCGATGAGGGAGTTAATGAAGTCCCTGCAAGATGGAAGGGAACTTGCATGGAAGCATCAGATTTCAAGAAAGCTAATTGCAACAG AAAGCTAATAGGTGCAAGATACTATGGCATCCGATCAAGCAACTCTAATGGCACTGGCACCGAATCAACTAAAGCCTCCGGGTCACCAAGGGACTCGGTTGGCCACGGTACACACACAGCCTCCACAGCAGGCGGTGCACTGGTGGCCAATGCAAGTTATTATGGCTTAGCCAAAGGAACGGCAAAGGGCGGTTTGCCATCCACTAGGATCGCGACCTACAAGACCTGCACCGAAGAGGGTTGCTCTGGCTCGCTCATCCTCAAGGCCATCGATGATGCAATAAGAGACGGAGTCGATATCATCTCTATTTCGATTGGGTCGAGCTCAACATTTCAGGCTGATTATCTGCATGATCCTATTGCTATCGGTGCATTTCATGCGGAACAGATGGGAGTTTTGGTGGTTTGCTCTGGTGGGAATGATGGGCCTGACGCTTACACTGTTGTGAATACAGCTCCATGGATTTTCACGGCTGCAGCTTCTAGCATCGATAGGGAATTCCAATCCGCAGTGGTTCTTGGCAGCGGGAGAATATTTAAG GGATCTGctatcaatttttcaaacctCACTGACTCAAAGAAGTATCCACTTGTGTATGCTAAGAATGCTGCGGCTAATTTTACCCCTGCAGATGAAGCAAG GAACTGCATACCAGGATCAATAGATTGGACGAAAGTTGCTGGTAAAATTGTCGTTTGCGTTGACACTGATCCCATGGGgtctagaaaaatcaaaaagctTGTTGTGGAAGATGCCAAAGCCAAAGGGATGATTCTGATTGGTGAGAATCAAGTTGGAGATCCTCTCGATTCAGGTGTTTTTCCATTCACACAGGTTGACAATGTTGCTGGGTACAAGATTCTAAAGTACATCAGTTCTGCCAA ATATGCTACTGCAACCATTCTTAAGGCAACCGCAGTTTCTGGCCAAAGACCAGCACCAACTGTTGCACTTTTCTCATCAAGAGGTCCTGGAGAGTTAACAGAAAACATCCTTAag CCTGATATAATGGCGCCCGGAGTTGCCATTTTAGCAGCAGACATTCCGAAGAAGGATCCTGGGAGTGTTCCATTTGGCGAGGAGCCATCTAAATTTAGCATAAAATCCGGTACTTCAATGTCTTGTCCTCACGTCTCAGGAGCGGCTGCAATAATCAAGTCAGTTCACAGGACATGGAGCTCTTCAATGATCAAATCCGCACTTATGACAACAG CGACCTTTGTCAACAATGAGGGCAAGCCATTGATGAACAGTTCAAGGAGCCTCGCAAACCCACATGAAATCGGAGTCGGAGAAATCAGTCCTTACCGAGCTCTTCACCCGGGATTAGTATTCGAGACAACCAGAAAAGACTACCTCAAGTTCCTCTGCTACCTGGGCTACTCACAAAAGAACATCAACTCTATGGCCGGTTCCGAATTCCACTGCCCCAAAAACTCCAGCGAAGAGCTCATATCCGACATCAACTATCCGTCCATCTCCATAGGCAGTCTCAACCGGCATGGATTGGCAAGAGCGGTCACGAGAACAGTCACGAACGTGGGACCCGCGAATTCGACATACGTCGCTAGTGTGGACGGTCCCATGGGACTGATAGTAGAAGTCTCCCCAAGTAAGATTGATTTCAGGCCAAATGCGAGGAGGGTCTCGTACAATGTCTCCTTCCAAGGGAAAGAGGCTCCCGGTGGCTACAATTTCGGGTCTCTAACTTGGTCCGACGGCGCACATTCCGTCCGTACAGTTTTTGCCGTTAATGTCGAGTGA